Proteins from a genomic interval of Rhizobium favelukesii:
- a CDS encoding reverse transcriptase domain-containing protein, producing the protein MKPTNKTGLPVAELVEPRPGTKGNADQQRMHRTQSRARMSQSLDRVRKVARLKKKERFTALLHHINVDALRTAFYALSRKAAAGVDGITWQDYEADLEPRLRGLQARVHGGMYQPQPSRRTFIPKADGKRRPLAIAALEDKIVQGATVMVLNAIYEGDFCGFSYGFRPGRGPHDALDALSVAISERRVNWIMDADIQNFFRAVSQEWLVRFLKHRVGDKRIIRLIQKWLRAGILEDGVVIIDDRGTGQGSVTSPLLANIYLHYVIDLWAKRWRRREASGDMIVVRYADDRVPRTHRQQWRCGTAREMRVGPSEPAVRGRLR; encoded by the coding sequence ATGAAGCCGACGAACAAAACCGGGTTGCCGGTAGCGGAGTTGGTGGAGCCAAGGCCGGGGACCAAGGGGAACGCGGATCAGCAACGCATGCACCGGACACAGAGCCGGGCGCGCATGTCCCAGTCGCTGGATCGCGTACGGAAAGTCGCAAGGCTAAAGAAAAAGGAACGGTTCACCGCACTTCTCCACCACATCAATGTCGATGCACTTCGAACGGCATTCTACGCGCTCAGTCGCAAAGCTGCCGCTGGCGTGGATGGCATAACATGGCAGGACTATGAGGCAGACCTTGAGCCTCGGCTCAGGGGCCTGCAAGCACGAGTTCACGGGGGAATGTACCAACCGCAACCATCTCGCCGGACGTTCATACCGAAGGCGGATGGAAAGCGGCGGCCGCTGGCGATCGCAGCCCTGGAAGATAAAATCGTCCAAGGTGCAACGGTCATGGTGCTCAACGCGATCTACGAAGGTGACTTCTGCGGTTTCTCATACGGGTTCCGACCCGGACGGGGTCCGCACGATGCGTTGGATGCCTTGTCCGTCGCGATCAGCGAGCGGAGGGTGAACTGGATCATGGATGCCGACATCCAAAACTTCTTTAGGGCGGTCAGCCAGGAATGGCTGGTCCGCTTCTTGAAGCATCGGGTCGGCGACAAGCGCATCATCCGCCTGATCCAGAAATGGCTGAGGGCGGGCATCCTCGAAGACGGAGTCGTGATCATCGATGACAGGGGCACTGGTCAGGGCTCGGTAACCTCACCGCTCCTCGCCAACATCTACCTGCACTACGTCATCGACCTGTGGGCCAAGCGCTGGCGACGTCGTGAAGCATCCGGCGACATGATCGTTGTGCGCTATGCCGATGATCGTGTGCCACGAACGCACCGACAGCAATGGAGGTGCGGAACTGCACGAGAGATGAGGGTAGGTCCCTCGGAGCCGGCCGTCAGGGGCAGGCTCCGAA